A region of the Synechococcus sp. PCC 7502 genome:
GCTTGAAACTGCGATCGCTGAACGAGATCAAGCTGACAGTACTCGCAAAATTTCTCCGTTACGACAGGCGGAAGATGCCATCATACTAAACACAGATGGGTTAACTATTGATATGGTAGTCCAGAGAATTATCGAACTATATAGGGGCATAGATCATGACTAATCATTTAACGAAGCTATATATCGGAGTTGCTCTTGGTATTTCCACAATACTGGGTACAACTGTGACAATGGCACAGCCTGCGAATACGGCATTGACAATTCGGGCAGATATTCAAGAAGCAGATTCTCGAAACGGTATTATTACAGCCCGTGGTAATGTCAAGATGAACTATCCTGCCCGTCAAATTGACGCTACTTCAGCCAAAGCTCAATATTTCTCTAAGGAACGACGTATAGTTTTATCGGGGAATGTGGTAGTAACTCAGAAAGGTAACGTGATTAAAGCGGAAACCATTACCTATTTAATTGATCAAGCTAAATTTGAGGCTTTGCCTGTTACTAATCAGCAGGTGGAATCAGTGTATATAGTTCCCGATCAAAGCTTGCCTCAAAATCCTGCCACAGTGCCAGCTACGGAAATTAAACCCTCATTTAAAAATCGTGTGAGTCCTACGGTACCTAAAACTTAAATGTAAAATCACAGCCTTGAAGATCATTAATAGATCATTTACCAATTAATTTAATTAATTTGCCAATAAGAGAGGTAAAGCTTTATGGATGTTAACCAAGTAATTAAAACTGCTGCCGATCTAATTACCCAAGCAGGATTAAAGATCGTTGCAGCAATTATTTTATGGTTTGTGGGGCGTAAGTTAGTTAGCTTAGCTGTAAAAATTACTTCTACAGCTCTGGCTAAAAGTCGTACCGAGCCTACAATCATTCATTATTTGGGATCAACTATTTCCGTAGTCCTCAATATTATTTTAATTGTTGCTCTTTTAGGCTTTTTTGGGATTGAAACAACTTCCTTTGCGGCTTTATTAGCGGCGGCTGGTGTGGCGATCGGAGCGGCATGGAGTGGGCTTTTATCAAATTTTGCGGCGGGAGCATTTCTAGTTGTGTTTCGCCCATTTAAAGTTGGAGATTTCATATCTGTAGCGGGTTTATCTGGAACGGTTAGGGAAATTGGTATATTTTTTACAATTATAGATACCCCTGATCACGTTCAAACCATCATTGGTAACAACAAAATTCTGTCTGATAATATCCAAAACTATACTAGCAATGCCTATCGTCGGGTTGATTTAACAGCTACTATTGACTACAGCGTTGATCATAACCATGCTATGCAAATTTTGCGGGAAGGTTTAGATCAAATTCCTAATGTACTGCCCACGCCTGCGCCAGATGTGGAAATTTTAGAGTTTAGTCCGTCAGGTGTAGTGTTAGCTATCCGCCCCTATTGCAAACCCACCAGCTATTGGCAAGTCTATTTTGATGCAAACCGCTTAATTCGGGAATCATTTGTAGATGCTGGTTTCCCAGTCCCGCAGCAACATCTGGCAGTTCAGCAAGTAGCTCAAAGTAATTAAGTTGTTAATTAAACATGATTTCTAAATACACATTAGCTTTTGTTGGCGGACTAGTTGCCCTTAGTGCAGTTCCCGCTTTAGCTCAAACTCCAAAAGTAAATATTCAATCCGAAGAATGCGATATTTTAATTGCTGGCGGTGGGTTAGCGGGATCGGCAGCAGCCTATGAGAGCCTATTGGCAGGTAAGACTGTATGTGTAACCGAAATTACCGATTGGGTGGGGGGACAAATTTCTGCCCAAGGTACATCAGCTTTAGATGAACGTAAAACTCAGCGATCGCTATTATTTTTTAATCGTGGGTACTTAGAGTTAAGGGAAAGAATCCAAAAACGCTATGGCATGTTAAATCCTGGTGGTTGCTGGGTAAGTTCCTCGTGCTTTATGCCCAAGGATGGACATGAGTTACTATTTTCCATGCTCCAAGATGCGGCTAAAACTGGAAAAGGTACTTTGAAATGGTATCCAAATACGGTTATTAAGGATTTAGATATTAGCAATGGCATTATTAACAATGCGATCGCCATTAGCCATAAACCCGCCCCCAATGCACCACCCTTAAATACATTACCCCTGTCCCAAACAATTTTAGATGCCTATAGTTACCAAGATTCACCATCATTTACTAAGGCTGTCACAAAGTTTATTCCCAAATCTGGGTCAACTAACCTACCTGCTAACTCAGCACCCAAGTGGTACGTAATAGATGCTACCGAAACTGGTGAATTAATTGGTTTAGCTGATGTACCTTACCGTTTAGGGATTGATCCGCTTTCCTATTTAGAGCCATCCTCTTCTAGTCGTACCGCCGATCCCTACTGCCCCCAAGGATTTACCTATACCTTTGCGATGCAGGCAACAGCCCAAACCCAAACCTATGAAATCCCCAGCTTTTATGCCCGTTATGCTCCTTACTACAGCTATGAGTTGCCCAGCCTAGCTAGTTTTCCCTTTGTCTTTACCTATCGTCGGATTTTTACACCCAATCCTGCTAAGTTTGAAGGTATAGATTTTAGCTTTTACAAAAAAGATGAAGCGGTTGTAGTCGGCGATATTTCTATGCAGAACTGGACTTGGGGTAATGATTATCGACCAGGTACGAGTAATGACAACTTAATTTATAGCCGTGAGCAGCTTCAAGCCTCTGGACAGTTAAAAAAAGGGGGTTGGATGGGTGGACTGAGAGCAAGTACCCTTGAACAGGCAGAGCTATTGGCAAAGGGCTATTTTTACTGGTTGGTGACTGGAACCACCGATTCCCAACTTAAAGATATTCCCAAACTGCCTAATCCCAACTATATTTTTCTGTCAGGTTTAGATTCTCCCATGGGTACACGTCATGGTTTGTCTAAGTATCCCTATATGCGCGAAGGACGCAGAATTATTGGCAGACCAAGTTGGGGCTATCCCACGGGTTTTACGATCTCTGAAATTGATATTTCTCGCCGTAATTACAATGATGACTACTACAAAAAAAATCTCCCTCCCCAAATGTATGCCAATTTAAGAGTGGCTTTAGCTGGATTAGAAAGTGCCGCTGCCATCACCGGTTCTACCCCTAGTAGTGAAATTCCGATTAGAACTCGTTCCACCATCTATCCTGATACCGTGGGCATTGGTCACTATGCCATTGACTTCCATCCTTGCCTGAATCTTAGTCCTGTGGAAACTGTAGGAAATACGGAAAGAGCAGGGGAAAGACGAGGACAGGGACAGGCTTATCCTTTCCAAATTCCCCTACGGGCATTAATTCCGCAAAAAATTGATAATTTGTTAATTGCTGGAAAAAGTATTGCCACTAGTCACATTGCCGCCGCCGCCTATCGAGTGCATTCCTTTGAGTGGTCATCGGGCGTGGCAGCAGGAATTACCGCCAGTTTTGCCCTAGAACAAAAGATTGCACCCTTTGAACTAGTTAATAATTTACCTCGCCCAGAACCTAAATTGGCAGAATTACAAAAACGCATTGAAAAATCTGGTAATCCTATTGCTTTTCCAGATACTTCGATTTTTAATCAAGATTGGAGTAAGTGGGAGTAGAAAACGATGAACTTAAGAAATTGGGCAGCATTTTTAGGCATTTCTATGATCTTGCTCGGTTTACCTACAAAAGTAAATGCTCAAGGGAAGATACAAGCATTAGTTAAAGTTTCTTTAGCACAAATTTTAGCTTCAGATACCAAGGGTTTAGTTGATGATTTATTAGCTAGCGATCGCCCCGCCCTCTTAGCTGCTATTGATCATAGTTTGAAATATATTCGCACACCCACGGCAAGCAAAACCTACCCCATTGGTGCAATTTCGCAGGTACGCATGGAACAGAGTTTGATCAGATTTCGCTACCTAGTTCAAACTTCGCCCACTGCCGTAGATTTAAATAATGCCGTTAAGAAAGAATTTAACTTCTACAAATCCGTAGGATTAGATCGGAAAGGCACGGTACATTTTACTGGCTACTATG
Encoded here:
- a CDS encoding LptA/OstA family protein produces the protein MTNHLTKLYIGVALGISTILGTTVTMAQPANTALTIRADIQEADSRNGIITARGNVKMNYPARQIDATSAKAQYFSKERRIVLSGNVVVTQKGNVIKAETITYLIDQAKFEALPVTNQQVESVYIVPDQSLPQNPATVPATEIKPSFKNRVSPTVPKT
- a CDS encoding mechanosensitive ion channel family protein, yielding MDVNQVIKTAADLITQAGLKIVAAIILWFVGRKLVSLAVKITSTALAKSRTEPTIIHYLGSTISVVLNIILIVALLGFFGIETTSFAALLAAAGVAIGAAWSGLLSNFAAGAFLVVFRPFKVGDFISVAGLSGTVREIGIFFTIIDTPDHVQTIIGNNKILSDNIQNYTSNAYRRVDLTATIDYSVDHNHAMQILREGLDQIPNVLPTPAPDVEILEFSPSGVVLAIRPYCKPTSYWQVYFDANRLIRESFVDAGFPVPQQHLAVQQVAQSN
- a CDS encoding FAD-dependent oxidoreductase, producing the protein MISKYTLAFVGGLVALSAVPALAQTPKVNIQSEECDILIAGGGLAGSAAAYESLLAGKTVCVTEITDWVGGQISAQGTSALDERKTQRSLLFFNRGYLELRERIQKRYGMLNPGGCWVSSSCFMPKDGHELLFSMLQDAAKTGKGTLKWYPNTVIKDLDISNGIINNAIAISHKPAPNAPPLNTLPLSQTILDAYSYQDSPSFTKAVTKFIPKSGSTNLPANSAPKWYVIDATETGELIGLADVPYRLGIDPLSYLEPSSSSRTADPYCPQGFTYTFAMQATAQTQTYEIPSFYARYAPYYSYELPSLASFPFVFTYRRIFTPNPAKFEGIDFSFYKKDEAVVVGDISMQNWTWGNDYRPGTSNDNLIYSREQLQASGQLKKGGWMGGLRASTLEQAELLAKGYFYWLVTGTTDSQLKDIPKLPNPNYIFLSGLDSPMGTRHGLSKYPYMREGRRIIGRPSWGYPTGFTISEIDISRRNYNDDYYKKNLPPQMYANLRVALAGLESAAAITGSTPSSEIPIRTRSTIYPDTVGIGHYAIDFHPCLNLSPVETVGNTERAGERRGQGQAYPFQIPLRALIPQKIDNLLIAGKSIATSHIAAAAYRVHSFEWSSGVAAGITASFALEQKIAPFELVNNLPRPEPKLAELQKRIEKSGNPIAFPDTSIFNQDWSKWE